From the genome of Oxyura jamaicensis isolate SHBP4307 breed ruddy duck chromosome 2, BPBGC_Ojam_1.0, whole genome shotgun sequence:
ACCAGTCTGAGATTTGATAAGGCACCTGCCTCATGTGTAATAAACAGTGAAACGTGAATTAGCCACAGGACACAGGTATTACTAAACATGCACGGTACATGCATTATCTCCATGGCAGTGTTATCTTTAAATTCAGAATCTCCATAATAATGAACTTTAAGTGttaatttcttcagtattttaacatttgtttcATATGCCTAAGATAGATTTAGTTTTCTCCTCAGACTCAGACCTCCTCAGACTCTACTCAGAACCTTCTGTAGTCCATCCTGACACATTTCTATTACTTCCCtgaaaaagatttgttttccgAGCAGAAGAGCCAATATACTGACCAAAAATGATTGCAGAAGTCTGTCAAATGGGAAACTCCTCAAGGAGAGTGTAGAATTATCTCTGTtatttcagctctgctgcccaaCCTCATGGGTATTTCAAAGTACATCGTCCCTGGGCTGATGTAGACAAAGGTGTTCTGCCAAACTTTGTACAAGCCAACAAAGAATGGCTTCAGAAAATAAGCCCCAGCATTCAGTGGAAACATTTGCCCTCCATGAGTATGGCCTGAGAGAATTAAATTTATGTCTGGTCTCTCATGAAGGGCCTACTTTGCAGCAACTGGCTGATGAGCTAGCAGCACAATCGCATGCTCGCTGCTACAAGCTCTGAgagctttttttaaatctatgcCATGCCCTGAGTAGTGCAATACATCTGCCTCAATATCATCAACACTAGCCAGGCAGAACCAATCATCAGGGCTCTTTAGTGAAACAATCTTCACATTCTCATTATGAAGTGGCCGAATGTTAAATGATTTTAACAGCTTAAACCAGTTGCCAACATCCAAAGTGTAGTACTTATGGTTTCCTGTGACAAAGTCAGTCTCCAGAGTGGAATTAAGTTCTCCAAGAGGCTCAACGGCTGGTTGTATGATCTCTACCTCAGAGTCAGTCAGGTCACAGACAATCACTGTGGTATCTGGTTTCAAAGCCTTAACCATTTGCACAATCATTGCAAGCTTGGTCTTCCCAACTGTAGGCCCCAGGTGGATATCTGAAAGTAACACCACTTTCAGATTGTTCATTGTTGAGGGCAGCTTGCAAACTGGAATTTCCACTGAATtcacagcaggaggctgggaagcATTTAAAAGCCCGATGACAGTCAGCCCAACAGTCAGCATGACTGCCAAAACTGGCTTCATGGCTGTTCTGCTGTTCTtattgctgctgcctgccttagCGCCTCTCCCAGCCAAGAATTTATAAGCCTGTTCTACAGATCCTAgagcaaagaggaagaagatgggAATGATATAGGCCCCCAGGCAAGCGTAGGcagctaaagaaaagaaatagggCTCTTCCGCAACAAGAAATAGCAACGTAAAGAAGCTTGAATGAGCCAAAGCTAGAAACATCAGCACAGCTATTTTCCATGGCATGAAACAGAAGGAACTGGAAGCTGAAGACCTGTAGAACATGGTGAATGTGCTTCTCCAAAAATGAAGAGATCCTATCAACATGAGAGTGTTAGCAAACAGTGCCATCTGCAGCCTTAGAAGCCAACACCACCTCTTGAGCTCCAGTTGTTCTGCTAGATAGCTCTGCTATAACATCATGGAGAAGAAaaccactcctgcagccactgcagcCTTTGCTTCAAGGGGCAGTTGTTTGACAGAGATCGTCTTTGCTTCCTGATCATTCCCTTCTGCTCTGTAGGATTGTCCAGTAGGCAATAATGTGATTATGAAGGGATGCCTTGGGTTAACGAAGCCTGCAACCAGGAACCAGTatcagctgttttaaaatattacatacaTTCCCTTTTTCCCAGACTGCAGGAGGGGTCTGCTAGGCTGCACACACTACCCAGGATACTGGGTCATAGAGAATTACTACAATAAAGACAGGGAAGAAATTTCCTAACATGGGATAAATAGTCAGCTGAAAATACTCTGCTCTGACAGTTTGTTTCCAAGTTCTCTGCCCTCCAGACTCaatgattctttttttattgctgtttcctCATTAAGTCTTCCCAAAAACATTTGACAATAGATCACAATAGTGATGCAACAACCACTGGTAACAGTCACCAAACTATTTGCAAACAATCATTACAGTACTTGAAAGCCCTATAAGGGTTCTGTGACTAAGCACTGCTTCTGCTCTGAACTTAGCACACGTGTTTGATGTTCTTTTTCCCAACCATCTGGCTCCatcactgtcctggtttcagttaggacagttatttttcctcctagtagctggtagggtgctatgttttggattaggatgagaagagtgctgataacatgctgatgttttaattgctggagagcaatgcttacactaagccaaggacttttcagctcctcgctctgtcctgccagcgggcaggctgggggtgcagcaaaagctgggaggggacaaacccaggacagctgacccaaactggccaaaggggtattccataccatctgatgtcatgctaaacaatatataggggtggctagccggggtggggggccggctgcttggggttgggctgggcatcggtcagcgggtggtgagcaattgcattgtgcatcacttgtttgtacatattattattattatcattattattttctatcttaataaactgtctttatctcaactcacaggcttcactttcccgtttctctcccccatcccagagagggaggggggagggtgagcgaacggctgtgtggtgtttagctgccagccgggctaaaccacaacagctcttttggcgcccaacgtggggcacgaaaggttgagataacgacagatctaatcagaatattgattgctttaatatcaagtctgctgtgtctgtattccaaactgagttttatagcacgttacttgctgtatgtgatccctgtcgtgctgtttatcctttccgggccctggtttaagatcgttatggtactgtgctgtgtaacaatagcttacgatatgatgaaatatctggccatgactctaacttggtatttgtacgcagcactgtcgtcgactctgtactttggaaactatatctcggaaactattaacaattacacctactgcctttttccatcagggagccagtctgtgaaggggacagggaaagatatttttccttacttgttcactctccctttctccttcagcaccctcttatcccccgagctagttacgatagctctccaagatgttgaatatccttgggatactcagaccagcatgttcttgttgttatgtctcttgaatgcgcttcacgttttgttcaaggttaaacaactacttaggaatctcatgcagagatctgtcctgaggcgggataattgtgagtggcagggagtgtgggaggatatgggcaggtg
Proteins encoded in this window:
- the TMPPE gene encoding LOW QUALITY PROTEIN: transmembrane protein with metallophosphoesterase domain (The sequence of the model RefSeq protein was modified relative to this genomic sequence to represent the inferred CDS: substituted 1 base at 1 genomic stop codon), with translation MALFANTLMLIGSLHFWRSTFTMFYRSSASSSFCFMPWKIAVLMFLALAHSSFFTLLFLVAEEPYFFSLAAYACLGAYIIPIFFLFALGSVEQAYKFLAGRGAKAGSSNKNSRTAMKPVLAVMLTVGLTVIGLLNASQPPAVNSVEIPVCKLPSTMNNLKVVLLSDIHLGPTVGKTKLAMIVQMVKALKPDTTVIVCDLTDSEVEIIQPAVEPLGELNSTLETDFVTGNHKYYTLDVGNWFKLLKSFNIRPLHNENVKIVSLKSPDDWFCLASVDDIEADVLHYSGHGIDLKKALRACSSEHAIVLLAHQPVAAKXALHERPDINLILSGHTHGGQMFPLNAGAYFLKPFFVGLYKVWQNTFVYISPGTMYFEIPMRLGSRAEITEIILHSP